From a single Nicotiana tomentosiformis chromosome 2, ASM39032v3, whole genome shotgun sequence genomic region:
- the LOC104085535 gene encoding beta-glucosidase 13-like: MRRLVQDRLPKFTTEQAEMVKGSYDFLGLNYYTSNYASNVSPYKVNISYSRDSQVNETTERNGKLIGEPTGSSVFFAVPEGLHKFLVYTKKKYKNPTIYVTENGMSDANVTGVQQGVNDFQRVDFYRRHLLALNAALKDGVIVKGYFAWSLLDNFEWNSGYTQRFGINFIDYTDNLKRYPKLSALWLKKFLLK, encoded by the exons ATGCGTAGACTTGTGCAAGATCGCTTACCAAAATTCACGACAGAGCAAGCTGAGATGGTGAAAGGTTCCTATGATTTCTTGGGACTAAATTACTACACTTCGAATTATGCATCCAATGTTTCTCCGTATAAAGTGAACATTAGCTATTCAAGAGATTCTCAAGTAAATGAAACAA CGGAAAGAAATGGAAAACTCATTGGTGAACCG ACGGGCTCGAGTGTTTTCTTCGCGGTCCCAGAAGGACTTCATAAGTTTTTGGTCTACACGAAGAAAAAATACAAGAATCCCACAATTTACGTTACTGAGAATG GAATGAGTGATGCTAATGTTACCGGCGTTCAGCAAGGAGTCAATGATTTCCAACGAGTAGATTTTTACCGTCGTCATCTCTTGGCCCTTAATGCTGCCCTTAA GGATGGTGTGATTGTGAAGGGTTACTTTGCATGGTCGTTGTTGGATAATTTTGAATGGAATTCAGGTTACACACAGAGATTTGGGATTAATTTTATTGATTACACAGACAATTTAAAAAGGTATCCCAAACTTTCTGCGCTTTGGCTAAAAAAGTTTCTACTTAAATAG